A window of Belonocnema kinseyi isolate 2016_QV_RU_SX_M_011 chromosome 10, B_treatae_v1, whole genome shotgun sequence genomic DNA:
aagaaagtagttcaactttaaatctcagttgttaaattttcatctaaaaaagattaatttccaacgaaaaatacgaattttcaataaaattcaagagttctcaactaaagaagacgaagttttaagcgagaagtttaaattaatacaaaaaaagacgaattttgagtaaaattcaagaattcttcacgaaaaagttgaattttctactaagaaggacgaatttttttagtaaaattcaagaattcttcacaaaaaaattcaatttttaataaaaaagattaattttctaccgaaaaagactaatttttataaaaatttaagaattatgaaccaaaaaattgaattttcaactaaaaaagaagaattttgatacaaaaaaatcaattcattaccaaatatgacgaattttcaataaaattcaagagtgcTAAagcataaattaaactttttaagaaagtatttcaaatttaaaactgagTTGTACATTTTAACTgaagaagctgaatttttaagcgaaaagttttaattaatacagaaaaagacgaattttaaacaaaattcaagaattctaaaccaaaaagttgaattattaagaaaccattcttttaatttttttaaaagtagttcagctttaaaactcatttgttaaattttcatttaaaaaagatggatgtttggacaaaaagattaatttccaccgAAAACCacggatttttcaataaaattcaagagttcccaactaaaaaagatgaagttttaagtgaaagtttaaattaatacaaaaaagacgaatttttagtaaaattcaagaattcttcacgaaaaagtgaaatttcaattagaagggacgtttttttagtaaaattaaagaatttttcacaaaaaattcaatttttactaaaaaagattaattttctaccgaaaaaaactcatttttatctaatttaagaattatgaaccaaaaaattaaattttcaactaaaaaagaagaattttgaaacaaaaaaaagcaatttattaccaaataagacgaattttcaataaaattcaagagttctcaaccaaaaaattaagtttttaagaaagaattttaactttaaaactgaGTTgtacattttaactgaaaaagctaaatttttaagcgaaaagttttaattaaattaaatttttcactaaagacacacatttttaaacaaaaagatcaattgtccaccaaaaacattcatcatctggGAATAATATCCTCTCCATTACTTTCacttattttgatatttaaatttagcgccgaaacataaaaaatatgatttttaaattcaaattcaaaatgctCATAAATTCTCAAATGACATAAAGGTCGAACATATTCTCATGCTCTTGAGAATTTTTCCGAGCACTTAAACTCTCTCGAACACTAGTCCTTagagaaggaaaaaaattaattaccagaAATATGAATCTTCGAAAAGGGCCCCTGGAAAGGCACGACGGCACTGATTTATTCGTCATTCCTACATCTCTCTTTCGCGTAATGTTTACGTTATCGCTCTCAAAGCCCTCAAACTGGCAGTTTACTTCTCTAGTCTCTAGTGCCAAGTGGGAGAGAGATCCCGATTCCCGGATCAGATTGGGTCCAACTTGGAAATCAAAACAAAGTCGGAAGTCAACTCAAGACGTGTGGACCGTCGTGCGTCGTCGGGAGACCAAATAGTTCCAATAAATGGTAAACTTATAAAGTTCTAAGCCGGCCGGCCGGTTCTTCGCCAACTTTTTCGAAGGAAAGAAATTCTACTTTAGGATAAAAAAAAGGTGAGTTTATTTTTCTCTCATTGGTCGGGAACtagatttagtttaaatttgattgaCATGTTTTTTATGAGCAGGCATTTTGCGATTCGTTAAAAAGTATAGGCGCGTTTTTAACCTCTTTTATCTTGGCGGGTTGAGTTTCTTTTGTCTTTCCTTTGTTGTGCCGATTATGGTGCAAGTAGTAAAtattgtctttttgattgaattataattttttggtcacatttctacatttttataGCTTCTTTGACTTTTATTTCGGtatatttttatttggttaataaatattttcggtagatttatttattttttgcattttttttattttggtagtgatttttaggttgaaattttttcggTCTTTTTTACATTtgcggtttttaatttttttggaagatttaGTTCATCCcgtatttttggctaaaaattgatcgtttctagtaaaaaatttaattgtcttgttattgtttttgttaaaaatttattttagcagttaaagatttttttttttaattttaatattttcttgaaaattgttttttgttttatagaaaatttattctgttttataatcaaattgtattttttttaaggtaaaaatttgttttttttcgtatgaaattaatttttttttaaattatttttgttaaaaattaatgttattatttaaaaattcagttattttcttgaaaattatttttggtcttatagaatatttcttaaattgaaaatttcactttcgtttttattgagaatttatctttctttatttggaaatttaaatgtttacttgaaagttcatatattttgctgaaattatatttatttgtttttgaaaaattggtattttttcgtataaaattctcaattttttaattgtttttgataagaattcattctattatttaaaaatttcaatactaaattttttatttaaaatttatgttttatttatttgaaaatttaacagtttactcgaaaattcatgtattttgttgataaatcttttttttgtttattgaaaataagtttttttttcatataaaattcatccttctttatttatttttaaaattaataattcattttcttagttcaaggttgatctttttttttaaaaaagcaccattttcttgcaaattgttttttagattatttatttttttaatcaaaaatttcactatttctttttttattgaaaatttatctttttttttcattgcaaatttaactgtttacttgaaagttcatgtattttatgttgaaaatttgtcttgtttcgtataaaattctttattttttctatttttaaaataaaaacacattctattatttaaaaattcatctgttttgtttaaaattgtttttatcttgtagaaaatttatttctcaaatgaaaaatctcatttttgattgaaaatgatttgtttttatttgaaaatttaacagttttcttgaaaattaatgtattttgtggaaaattcgttgttttgttgttgttgcaaattaGTCTTCTTCgtataaaactcatctttttttattttcttaaattaaaaattctttttattagttcaagattcatctttttggttaaaaatttgactattttcttgaaaattattttttacaatatttatttattgaatagaaaatttatttctctccttgtttttgttggaaatttaactgtttacttgaaagttcatatattttatcaatttttttttgctagttgaaaatttgtcttttttcgtataaaattctttattttttattttgataaaaattcattctattatttaaaaatttaattgttctttaaaattgtttttttttcttgtaaaaaatttatttctttaatcaagaattttaatatatcattttttattgaaaatgcatctttttttacgttaaaatttaacagttcactcgaaaattctttttttttgtttgttgaaaattacttttttttcgtataagaatcatcttttttaattataaaaaaaattaaaaattaattttattagttcaagattaattattaatttattattattaattattaagttaaaaattcaactattttcctgaaaattgttttgtagaaaaactttattatttaaaaattttgttgaaatttttgttttgaattaatcttttattaattattttatgaatgaattaattaatttttatttataattagttattttattaattaattattaattaatctttaattaattaactgttaacttgaaaattctttttcgttgaaaatttatttttttcgtataaatttcttaattttgttatttgtttttggtaaaaattcattctattatttcaaattattccttgaaattaaaaaaatatcttagaatatttcaaaaccttttcaatattttgaaatccttcgaaacttttttaaggtcttaaaattcttgggaatttttaaaaattctctaaaatctttatatttttttgtggaattcatgaaaattatttaactctatttaaaaatccttgagaTTTTTcagaatatcataaaatatttcaaatcctttaaattgtttttaagtcCCGCGAaacttttttaagctcttgaaaattcctgggaatttaaaaaaagattcataacatttttgaacactaaaaatttcaaaaatgttctaaatttttttaaacttttaggaaTTCCTTCAAATGAGTTCTCtaaaatcttcataaattttcaaaaaaatttttatttcttttgaaatcccgcaaaacttttttaagctttttaaaatttctgggaatttaaaaaaattctctagagtctttaaaatgctttgggatttttttttaattattgaaatctattcaaaaagacCTGTAATTTATTCACAtcgtctaaaatatttcaaatattttaaaattctcagaaacttttttaagatctggaaaattccttgtagttttcaaaattctctggaatatttaaaatcgttaaaaatgactttaaattatttaaatatattttgaaaaaaatccttgaaatttgtttaatatcctaaaatattcaaaaactttttaattattttgaaatccttcgaaactttttaagcttttgaaaatttcttggaattcttaaaaattattcaaaaatcagtggaattttttagaatatcctaaaatatttaaaatactataaaatatttgaaaatcctttaaaactatcTGAAGTTATTGATAATTCTTGCGATTTAAAAAACattcctaaaatttgtaaaaaaactaaaatgtttttaaaaattttctaaaatctttcaaaattctcaaaaaaaatttaatattttaaatagcctaaactatttcaaatcttcttaaatctttcCTTGGAACATTAAagaattagttaaaatattttgcaattccatcaaattattgaaatctattaaaaaatcctcgaaattttaaaaatagcagaaaatattttaaatcttttaaaatattttgaaatccttcgaatctttttaaagcgtttcaaaatttctgtgcATTATAAagatgctttaaaatcttcaaaatccccgggattttttaaaatatcgtaaaatatttcatttgttttcaattgttttgaaatctttttaaactttttaaagctcttgagaatttcttgaaattaaaaaaaaaaaatttcgaaaatttttaagacattccAAAACCTTTTGGAattccttttaattgtttaaatatatttaaaatgcctTGGATTCTATTCAAATCTCCTAACATGcttttttaagttcttgaaaattccttggagtttttaaaaatgatttaaaatcgtttataattttttcaaactatttaaatctattttttgtaaataaataataatcttctcaaatatttaaaaaccttttgaaactattttaatatttgaatatttaaaatatttgaatatttaatatctctcaaaatttgtaaagcttttgaacatttcttgaaatttttaaaaaatctgcaaaatttatcaaaactaacattttcaaaaattctttcaaactttttaaaaccttttggaatccatttaaatttttgaaatttattcaaaatttcttggaatctattcaaatcttctgaaaaatatttttaaattcctcgaaacttttttaagctcttgaaaattcctaggtgctttcaaaaattctttgaaatatttaaaatcgtttattattctttcaaattatttaaatgtaatttttaaaaatccttgaaattttaaaaatattctaaaatattttaaaacctttcaaatattttgaattcctttgaaacttttttatactctttaaaatttcttaaaataattaaaaattctctaaaatctttaaaatcctttgaaattatttgaagttcTTGGTAATTcttaggatttttaaagaaattcctaaaacaatttttaaattaaattttcaaaaccttttgaaatccttttaaatgattgaaatttattaaaaattccttcgaatctattaaaatctcctaaaatatttcaaatattttaaaattcctcgcAACTTTttcaagctcttgaaaattccttggagtatttaaaaattctctgaaatattgaaaatcatttataattacttcaaattatttagatctattaaaaaattttttcttaatattctaaaatatttcaaaactttttaaatatttttaaatcctccgacatttttttgcttttgaaaatttctttgaaattttgaaagttctctaaaatttttaaaaactaaaatctatatatttttctttaaacccttgaaattgttaaaatatcctaaaatattttaaaaccttctaaatattttgaaatccttcgaaacctttttaagctcttgaaaattcccgggtgtttaaaaaaattctcagatatatttaaaatcgtttataattatttcaaattatttaaatctatttttagaaaatccttaaagtttttaaaatatccaaaaatatttcaaaaccttttaaatattttgaaatccttcgaaacttttaaagcttttgaaaattcctttgaatttttcaaagttctctgaaatgtttaaaatccctcggattttagagaattttaaataatacaacgGAATTTTCAAGtagttaaaaaaagttcaaagtatttcaaaatatttgagaatttgaaaaattttcggttattttacaaaatttcgactATTTTTGAATAGTCATCAATAATTTTAtggaattccaaaatatttaatgaaattatttaaatattaagggAAATATTTGagaggattttaaatgttttaggttatttaaaatatttaaaaatttaagggaatttttcaagattttagaaatttttaaaaaacaatttatagatttaaaaaaaaattaatcgcagGAATTGACAAGAACTTCAAAaagtttcgaaggatttcaaaatatttaaaggttttgaaatattctgggatattttaaaaatgtcaaggattaaaaaaaaatagattaaaataatttgaagtaattataaACGATTGTAAATATgtcacagaatttttttaaactcccaggaattttcaagagcttaaaagaTTTACgagaaatttccaattatttgaaatatttgaggagattttaatagattcgaaggaattttgaatagatttcaataattgaaaaaaaaatttcaaagcattttaaagattctatggaattgttttaaaattcccagaaatttctcttaaatatttagaatcattgataatttaaaaaataaagagttcAAAAATTCTGTAAACTTTTTAGCaccttttaaaattcacttacattattgaaatctattcgaaTTTTCTTGCAATCTATTGAAATCtcctagaatatttcaaatatttagaaattcctggaaacttttttaagcttttgaaaattactgggagttttttttaattctattaaatattttaaatcgtttataattacttaaattattataatctatttttaaagattccttaaaattttgtaaatacccgaaattattttaaaatattttaaatttgttgaaatccttcgaaacatttttaagctcttgaaaatttcttggaatttaaaaaaattatctcaaatttgtttaaattctgtaTACTTTTTAAAACCTtctggaattcctttaaattattaaaatctattcaaaattccttggaatctattaaaatgtcctaaaatatttcaaatattttttaatttccagaaacTTTTTTAAGCTCTTTAGAATTccttggagtttttaaaaattatctaaaatattttaaatcctttagaattatttttaaatcattgaaatttatgaaaaaatccgTGGAACTTTGAATAATGtcctaaaatattggaaaatcccttgaaattatttgagGTACTTGATACATAATTCctgcgatttaaaaaattcctaaaatgtttaaaaacgaaatttaaaaaaaaaattctaaaatccttagaaattccatacaatttttaaatattttaaataacctaaaatatttcaaatcctctgcAATATTTTTCTGGAAGTTAaaataattctctaaattctctaaaatgttttggaattgcatcaaattattgaaatctttaaaaaatcttcgaaattttaaaaatcacagaATATATATAAAATCCTTCGAAACTTTTTTAAGCCATTTAAAAAGTCCTGGGATTTTTGAAAAACGCTGTGAAATAtaacaaatccttgaaaattttgaaatatcctaaaatattttaaaaccttataaatattttcaaatccttggaaacttttttaagcgtttgaaaatttcttggaattattaaaatttctctgaaatatttaaaataatttataattgctttaacttttttaaatttattttttttaaatctttgaaattttgtaaatatcctaaaatattgcaaacccttttaaagcttttgagaattcctttgaattcttaaaagttttgtaaaatgttttaaattcctcGGAATTTCTGCTCAAtcactgaaatctattaaaaaatctatgGAATTTTTCAGAatgtcataaaatatttcaaatatcttgaaatcctttgaaacttttaaaagttttcgaaaattcctttgaattgaataaaacaatttttagatttagtgttcgattttttaaattaaagattatacTTCTATTTACATcccgaaataaaatatttcctataTTAGCAATAACTGCAttagtattaattattatttacagccATTATGAATTCCAAAAGGAAGACTGATAGTTATAAACTCTACAGTTGCACACACCTTTCGAGggcaaaaataaatctaaaagtaGATAAAAATGAGCTAGGAAATCAAAAACGTGTGACATACATTAGCAAGCCTAATCCTTCATTAACGATAAATTCCGCAAATGGACAAACGACCGTTTTTTTGCCACCCTCGAGAAGTCTGCTCAAATCAAacggattaaaaaataaatcaaattcaagACTGCCATACACAGAGTCGATCAAATACGATCCATTTCCGGTCGATAGTCCCAGATTAGAAATGGACAATCCTCAAACTTTCTCCTTCGGATCATCCGAATTTGATGATTTTGATTTGAGCAACGAGGCTCCTAGTCGTTACAAGCCCAATATACTCAAAACTAAAAGTGCAAAAGTACAAATTAGCGCATTTAAAACTCCCAAAGCTAACAATAAGGATTTAGTTAAAGCCAAAAGTAGTCATAAGAGAAAACAGACTTACAATCTTTCCAAAATCGATGAAGACGTAATTTTACACGAACCCAAAAGAATGAAAGAGAATGAGACGAAGTTTTTGAAGAAGTGTCAACAGAAAAAAGCGGGAAAGCggatacaaattattaaaaagaaagaaaaggacTCTTGTGCCCGAGTTTGTCCATATTTATTAGCGTTTGATAAATCCCCAGCTAGCCAGAAAAAGTATGATCTCCTCGAAACCCTGAATACCGAAATATTCCGCGAAGCATTTCCGAATTCGGAATATCAGGCTGAAAATGAAGAAAGTTTTGAAGAAACGTTTGAAGAACTTTCAGCGGAAGTTCCTGTAAACTCGGAATTTTTCGTTCCCGATTATTTGGACTATTTGAGCACGAGTGACTCGATTTCGGACTCAGACGAGGTCCACAAACTCTTAAGTCCCTCGTTGAACATTGATGTTTTGGATATGTTTACGTTTCCTTCACTCGAAACGGAAATTAAGGACATCAATGGCAATGCTTTGAAGCCAATTTCGAGCCTCGCGGAGTTGGATGAAGagtgtaaaaattttattctcgaGAATAATAGGCTCAAAGGATACATGAATAGTGTTATCTTCCAGAATAATTTCGATGATAAGGAATCGAGCAGTTTTAGGGGTGAGAATGTGAATCAGAGTCCAGTTTATGTGCCCCACTTTGGTGCCAAAGACACTTTGATCAATGGTTTTGAACCAGCGGctgtattttcgagtaaaaaggttcaggATTTTCAGTCGAGTGGGCTGGATTTCAGTCC
This region includes:
- the LOC117181791 gene encoding uncharacterized protein LOC117181791, which translates into the protein MNSKRKTDSYKLYSCTHLSRAKINLKVDKNELGNQKRVTYISKPNPSLTINSANGQTTVFLPPSRSLLKSNGLKNKSNSRLPYTESIKYDPFPVDSPRLEMDNPQTFSFGSSEFDDFDLSNEAPSRYKPNILKTKSAKVQISAFKTPKANNKDLVKAKSSHKRKQTYNLSKIDEDVILHEPKRMKENETKFLKKCQQKKAGKRIQIIKKKEKDSCARVCPYLLAFDKSPASQKKYDLLETLNTEIFREAFPNSEYQAENEESFEETFEELSAEVPVNSEFFVPDYLDYLSTSDSISDSDEVHKLLSPSLNIDVLDMFTFPSLETEIKDINGNALKPISSLAELDEECKNFILENNRLKGYMNSVIFQNNFDDKESSSFRGENVNQSPVYVPHFGAKDTLINGFEPAAVFSSKKVQDFQSSGLDFSPLSEESKARKPQVIVEFNKFFLSCAHVECYDQRETMESCDLHDYVKDQVPVSPKTLMPVEEAEREEIRREYLDNGIKSMEEVKFERYQCPDCDIIFGKKRSLALHRNKAHSGFYSYTCTRCAMLCNSKTHLQRHTQSCNSIKKALVCFVCQKRYSYKSSLKQHLKNKHGVLQE